Proteins found in one Brachypodium distachyon strain Bd21 chromosome 5, Brachypodium_distachyon_v3.0, whole genome shotgun sequence genomic segment:
- the LOC100846780 gene encoding uncharacterized protein LOC100846780, translated as MGFDGNDDHISELPEALLSDILYRLGTAEAARAVVLSTRFRDAWLATPLRLDDLELPALARGTGFSKEPWAVRADAVTRVLASHPGPVALFRLSRTTFRSRVSAAEAWFRDLAAKRAREVYLCCPPEWCHDALADPLLACPTLETLALGKCSLSDAGASASRLTELTLSETNLSEAALQSVLSGCPALRSVMLKHVHGLHRIRVRSCRSLVLLGVWHYKKLEEITVEDAPCLERVLGSVRLTAAITVVGAPKLTALGYVVVGIPYLFDGETAPQEVGKGLRAPLHSVKILAITVKFSNENDMEKVISLLELFPCLETLHVKSSDNDQECGAVEDDTIGSIYYPKCDPIRCFVSHLKSVRLECKCNHPNHSMLEFASFLLARAHVLQFMRIRSKMSGLSEWVTKQQNLLSQSHRLSLEAEVVFEGIKRRDGFTIEGVNALSDPFDGDIDISGY; from the exons ATGGGGTTCGACGGCAACGATGACCACATCAGCGAGCTACCGGAAGCGCTCCTCTCAGACATCCTCTACCGCCTCGGCACCGCAGAGGCGGCCCGCGCCGTCGTCCTCTCCACGCGCTTCCGCGACGCGTGGCTCGCAACCCCACTCCGCCTCGACGACCTCGAACTCCCTGCCCTGGCCCGCGGCACGGGATTCTCCAAGGAGCCCTGGGCTGTGCGCGCTGACGCCGTCACCCGCGTCCTGGCCTCCCACCCGGGCCCCGTCGCTCTCTTCCGCCTCTCCCGGACCACCTTCCGCAGCCGTgtctccgccgccgaggcctGGTTCCGGGACCTCGCCGCCAAGCGCGCCCGCGAGGTCTACCTCTGCTGCCCGCCCGAATGGTGCCACGACGCGCTCGCCGACCCGCTCCTCGCCTGCCCCACCCTCGAGACCCTGGCCCTTGGCAAGTGCTCCCTCTCTGATGCCGGGGCCTCCGCCTCTCGCCTCACCGAGCTCACACTGTCGGAAACCAACCTCTCCGAGGCTGCCCTTCAGAGCGTGCTCTCCGGATGCCCCGCGCTGCGCAGCGTCATGCTCAAGCACGTCCATGGCCTCCACCGCATCCGCGTCCGTTCCTGCCGCAGCCTCGTGCTGCTGGGTGTGTGGCATTACAAGAAACTCGAGGAGATCACCGTGGAGGATGCCCCCTGCCTGGAGCGTGTGCTTGGCAGTGTGCGTCTGACTGCAGCCATTACCGTTGTTGGCGCGCCAAAGCTTACTGCTTTAGGCTATGTCGTGGTCGGCATTCCATATCTGTTCGATGGCGAGACTGCTCCGCAG GAGGTTGGCAAGGGTCTGCGTGCTCCGCTGCATAGCGTGAAAATTCTGGCTATCACAGTGAAGTTCTCGAATGAAAACGACATGGAGAAGGTGATAAGCTTACTCGAGTTGTTTCCCTGCTTGGAGACATTGCATGTCAAG TCCAGTGATAATGATCAAGAGTGTGGCGCAGTTGAGGATGACACAATTGGCTCCATCTACTACCCAAAGTGTGATCCCATCAGGTGCTTTGTGAGCCATCTCAAGAGCGTGAGACTGGAATGCAAGTGCAACCACCCCAACCATAGCATGCTTGAATTCGCATCTTTTCTCCTTGCTAGAGCACATGTGCTGCAGTTCATGAGGATTCGGTCCAAGATGTCTGGCCTCTCAGAATGGGTTACGAAACAGCAAAATCTGCTCAGCCAAAGCCACCGTCTCTCCTTGGAAGCTGAGGTCGTGTTTGAAGGTATTAAACGACGTGATGGCTTCACCATAGAAGGTGTCAATGCTCTGTCTGACCCCTTTGACGGTGATATCGACATCTCAGGCTACTAA